The Microvirga thermotolerans sequence CATGGCGAACTGCTCGAAGCGCGGGCCGCGCAGGGCGTTGCCGATGTCCACGCCGGCTCCGGCGGACCATTCCGCCCAGGCCGTGGAGCGCGTGCTCTGCTGGAGAAGGGTCGCCCGGGCGAGATCGGCCGGCGAGCGGATGTTCTCCCGCTCCCGGTAGTCCGGGCTGCAGACCGGCACGCATTCCTCGTCCAGCAGATGGTCGCAGAGAGCCCCTGGCCAATGCGGCTGGCCGAAATGGATTGCGGCATCGAAGGGTTCGGCCGCGAAGTCGAACGGAACGAGACGGACTCCGAAATTCACCGTCACGTCCGGGTGCAGATCGAGGAATTCCCGCATCCGCGGAATGAGCCAGCGCGTCCCGAAGGTCGGAAGGACCGCGAGGTTGAGGACGCCGCTCGTTCCGGAGAGGGCGATGGCCTGGCGGGTCGCATCCGACAGCTCGGCGAGGGTGTTGCGCACGTGGGTGGCGTACATGCGCCCCACATCGGTCAGAACCACCCGTTGGCGCGTGCGGCTGAACAGGGATACCCCGAGGGCGTCCTCCAGCTGCTGAATCTGCCGCGAAACCGCGCTCTGGGTCAGGTTGAGCTCCTCCGCGGCCCGGGAGACGCTTCCATGGCGGGCCGTCGCCTCGAAGGCGAGAAGGTTGCCGACACTGGGGAGGAAACCGCGCCTGAACACCTGATCATTCCGATTTCGAATAACCTGCTTCGAAGATGTCGCTTTACTTCCCTGCCGTCCAGGGCAATTTTCGCGCTCGAATTCATGAAGTCCAGCCGCACCTCGCCCTTCGGGGTGCTCGAAGAAGAAGGATCGCAGCCATGGCCGGCGCCGACGAACTCGCAAAACTGAAGTGGGACGATCCGCTCCTGCTCGAAGACCTGCTCACCGACGACGAGCGGATGATCCGCGACACCGCACGCGCCTATGCCCAGGAAAAGCTTCTGCCGCGGGTGATCGAGGCCTACCGCGAGGAGCGCACCGATCGCGCGATCTTCAACGAGATGGGCGAACTCGGCCTTCTCGGCGTCACCCTGCCGGAGGAATATGGCTGCGCCGGCGCATCCTACGTCGCCTACGGTCTCGTCGCCCGTGAGGTGGAGCGGGTCGATTCCGGGTATCGCTCCATGATGAGCGTCCAGTCCTCGCTCGTCATGTATCCGATCTATGCCTATGGCTCGGAGGAGCAGCGCCGGAAGTACCTGCCCAAGCTCGCCTCCGGCGAATATGTGGGCTGCTTCGGCCTCACCGAGCCGGATGCAGGTTCCGATCCGGCCGGCATGAAGACCCGCGCCGAGAAGATCGACGGCGGCTATCGCCTGACCGGCACCAAGATGTGGATCTCGAACTCGCCCATCGCGGATGTGTTCGTGGTCTGGGCGAAATCGGCGGCCCACGACAACCAGATCCGCGGCTTCGTGTTGGAGAAGGGCATGAAGGGCCTTTCGGCGCCGAAGATCGGCGGCAAGCTTTCGCTCCGCGCCTCCATCACGGGCGAGATCGTCATGGACGGCGTCGAGGTCGGCGAGGATGCGCTGCTGCCGAACGTGTCG is a genomic window containing:
- a CDS encoding acyl-CoA dehydrogenase — translated: MAGADELAKLKWDDPLLLEDLLTDDERMIRDTARAYAQEKLLPRVIEAYREERTDRAIFNEMGELGLLGVTLPEEYGCAGASYVAYGLVAREVERVDSGYRSMMSVQSSLVMYPIYAYGSEEQRRKYLPKLASGEYVGCFGLTEPDAGSDPAGMKTRAEKIDGGYRLTGTKMWISNSPIADVFVVWAKSAAHDNQIRGFVLEKGMKGLSAPKIGGKLSLRASITGEIVMDGVEVGEDALLPNVSGLKGPFGCLNRARYGISWGAMGAAEDCWHRARQYTLDRKQFNRPLAATQLVQKKLADMMTEIALGLHASLRVGRLFDEGRVAPEMISLVKRNNCGKALEIARAARDMHGGNGIQEEYHVMRHAQNLETVNTYEGTHDVHALILGRAQTGLQAFF
- a CDS encoding LysR family transcriptional regulator; its protein translation is MFRRGFLPSVGNLLAFEATARHGSVSRAAEELNLTQSAVSRQIQQLEDALGVSLFSRTRQRVVLTDVGRMYATHVRNTLAELSDATRQAIALSGTSGVLNLAVLPTFGTRWLIPRMREFLDLHPDVTVNFGVRLVPFDFAAEPFDAAIHFGQPHWPGALCDHLLDEECVPVCSPDYRERENIRSPADLARATLLQQSTRSTAWAEWSAGAGVDIGNALRGPRFEQFAMVAQAAVAGLGVGLIPHFLIADEIASGRLTILFSQSLISSGAYYLVYPEPKAEAPLVRSFRDWIRAKARQASAPHGTATAAWAAAGLR